AATACTGCAAATTGATTTGAAAGATTTCCTGTAACTCTGAATAATACAGCATAAAATCCGGAATTTTTTATATTTATATTTTTTGAATTTATACTATGGGTAATTCCCGATAATGATCCATTTGTATTAAAAGGAATATCTGCTTCAACTCCAATACTTTGTGTTCCCGTATTGAATATATAGGCATGGTCAGGTAAAAGTGTTGAAGTTTTGGTGTATTCTATCTTTAAAAATGGTTTTTGATTTGGAAATGACCAATTGGTAGAGAAATATCCAATTACGGAATTTGTAATATTTTCCACTCCTTTTAATGTTATCCCATAATTTAAAGATGGAGTATTTATCCAATTAATAACTACATTAGTTATATCTATGCTGATATAGTTGCTAACATCTGCATCTGTTACATTTATAGAGTAAGGAGTTGCTGCTATATTAGGTGCGTTGTTCCAGGTAACGGTGTCTTGAGAAAAATCAGATGAATTAGTTGATACAGTTACATTTTGTGGTGACAGCAGCGAATCGGGTTTGTCTTTTCTATATACAAATAATTCCAAAGAGGCGCTTGTTACTGTATTGCCCGGAGGAATTAAACCTGATAAATTAAATTTGAACAAAGTTCTATATTTATATGAAAGTTCATCTTCAGTTCCGGTAAATAAAAGAGCAGAACTTCCAAAATTTGTGCCTGAATTTAGAGAATATATATAAGCATTATCACTAGGTGAAACTTGTATGACAGTCATAATCACATCTCCTTTTTATTTTCTTTTGTCTTAAATTAGAACTTTTTAAGGCCTAATATAGCATATGTATGCACACAAGAGTTGTTTACAAAACAACTCAAGGTTTCCCTTGAGTTGTTTATTTGATAAATATATTAATTTTGGCAACATGAATTTGAAGATGTAACTATTGCTCCAAGTAGTGCATTATTGATTGCAAGAGTTCCAGTTGTAGCTGCACTGGTAACAGTTGCAACTACTGTATAAGTGCAGCAGCCATTGAAGCAGCTGCAGTCGCAGTCACAAACGAAGAAAGAAAAAGTTTGACTAAAAATTAGAGCGGCTTCTGAAAAAGCCCATGCAGGTCCAATTGGAGTAGGCGTAATCTGGTTGCCGCATTGTTTAAATACTTGAAAACTTAAAGAACCTGTAAAAGCAGCTGCTGCAACAGGATTGCTTGCAAATTCAAGTTTTATGCATGGATTTTTTAAACGACGGGTATCTAATGTTAAGGAAGCAAGGGTAAAATCTCTTGCTGTAGTAGTTGCAGCTATAACAGGTATTGTAATTGAATTAGGGCACCCGCATTTTATAATGGTGGCAGCTATTTTTTGGCTTTTACAAGGATCATAATTTTCCTTGGAGCAAGGATCACAATCGTCTTTATAATAATATCTTGACATAGAATTCATGGATAAAATCCTCCTTTTTATATTAAAAAATGAAATAAGTTGATTAAAAATAACATCAAAACATATTGGCAATCTTGCTATTATCTTCTACTATAATATATGATTTCATTAAAAAATGGTGATGATAGTTTTTGCAATTTATTTGTTTTATGATAGTGCTGTTCTATCATTTTTATTATTCCATGTGATTTTTGTCGAAATCATCATTTAAATTTTCTTTGTTACAATAGGAAAATAGCGGCTCTAAATTTTGATCAGGATAGAATTTTGGAATAGGAGATTTTTCGAATATTTCACGTGGATTTTCTTTAGCATTTTCTCCAGAAGCTTCTTTTGGAATGACGCTGTAACTGTAAGCTGGTATAAGAAGCTGCACAACAAATTCGCTTTTTACAACAATATAATATCCTAAAGTTATATCAAGTACGTAATTACCATCGCTATCTTTAATAAGTTTACCGTCTAATGCATTTGCAACCATTTCCAAATTAATAATATTGGAATCCTGATCTTTGGATTTGATATTGCTATAAGCTTCGGACACCGGATCAGGACAATATAAACTTTCTATACAATCTGTTCTATTAATTTCATAAAATTCACTCTTATTTACACCATTAATATCTACATAATCGGCGTAAAATGAAATTATATAAGAAAGAATTATTTTTTTAAAACCTTCTTTCTTTTTTAGAGGAATTTTATCTATAGAAATTAATTTTATATTAAAATCTCTGGAGTCTATATATCTTTTTGGATCGACAATGACGTTGCTCCTTAATTCACAATCTGTTTTATCTGTATCTGGTCCTTCACTGTATACAAGACATTTTTTGATTAAGCATTGATCAAATATTTTTGGAACTTCAATACAAACAAGTTCGGAAGGATCAGGTAATTGTCCTTGTTTGTTTACAAGACCAGGTCGTGGCTCAAATTTATTAAAATTAATGGACATAAATTATCCTCCTTTTAAATATTAATATAATAGAAAAATATATAATTATCACTTATATATTATGTTTTATTGATATAATTGTGATTTAATAAATTTTTTTATGGAAATAAAAGAGGTGAAATAATATGGAAAATAATTATCCGTGGGTTTTTATTAGCAGTGATAATAATATGTGGAAAGTTTATTTAAATAGTTCAAGTGAATTGATGTATAAAATAATATATGAGAATGGCAAATGGACAGAGGAAAAACTTATTGATACTAATGTAGTTGAGTTTTCTATATGCGTACAAGACCAAACTATCCATATAGTATATGCAAATAAAAAATATGAATTGAGATATTGTACTAGAAAAGATGAAAAGTGGTTTGGAGAAAAAATTTGTGATATACAAAAAAATAATTTTGAAATACAAACTTTAAAAGCTTTGATTTCACAGGATAAAATGCATTTATTTTATTTGCTTAAATCAAAGGGTGGTAGTAAGCGTGGAATTTTAAGACATTGTATATGGGATGGAAAAAAAGTAAAGCAGTATAATATACAATATATTGTTTTGTCAGACAGAATTAAGACATATTATCAAGTTTATGCTGAAGAAAAAAATTTAATCAAAATTTTTTTCGCTTCAAATAATAAAGATGAGCTTTCTCTTGGTTATTCTGAATATAAGGATGGATTATGGACAGATTCAAAGAGACTTTATGGGATTCACGGCAGCAATGTAACATTTAAAGTTCTAAAAACTCACTATACTATAAATATAATCAACAAGATGAAAGAGAATTTTACATATTCATTGGAGCATGTATGTATCGAAGAAGATACTATGAATATGAAAAGTTATAAAATCTATGAAGGAAAAGAGGAGCCTGTTGAACCAATTATATTTTCGGTAGATGGTATTTTATTTACTTCTTGGCTTAAAGAAAATAATGTATTTTGTTCAAAATATAATCTAGATAAGTGGGAAACGCCTATTGAAATTAATAAAGATTTAAAAGAACCAATTAATGCATATGTTTTTTTGAACAACAAAAAGTTAAATGATGCTTATATAGTATATGGAATAGAAAATACCAGTTTAAAAATTATCTCTTTTAAAGAAATTTCAAAAAATACAGTTAAAGCATTAAGCAAAGAAAAATCTGATATGTCTAATTATGATGAATATGTTGAGAAACTAAAACAAAAATCAAAAAACATATATTATGAAAATAATATTCTTAAAGAAAAAATAGATTTTTTAAATAAGGAAATAAAAGAAAAAAAGCTTAGTATAAATGAATATGAAAATAGGCTTATAAAAATTGGGGGAGAAAAAAAGATATTGAAAGAAAATTACGATTTTTTTATACAGGTGAAGAAAAATATACAAAAAGAACTTGAAAATACAAAAGAACAATTGGAAAATTATAAACTGTTCATTAATAAATTACAAAATAGTTTGGATAAGAAGGAAAAGAACAATAATAGATTGAAACAAGAAATTACTTATTTAATGAATGAAAATTTAAAAGTTAAACAGGAATTGAAACTTGAAAAAAATAAATCTATTGTAGATAAATTATTTAAGAAGAAAGAATAAAATAAATCCACCTAGAGTTTAAAGTCCTAGGTGGATTTTTTAGTAATGCATAATATCTGTAATCCCATCTTTATTTGAATGCCATTTAACATTGTGGTGATTAATACCATTTTTTATATTAGTTTGAGTGTATCTAATCATAAGGATAAAAAATGCTCTGTTGGAGAATTACATGGTAAGTTTGATTTTGAAAATAATTTACACATGATCCATAATGATTGTTTTTACTCTATTATGAATATTATAATAAGTAAAGTTAAAATTTAGTGTTATTTTGAAATAAGCTTTTAT
The genomic region above belongs to Clostridium sp. AWRP and contains:
- a CDS encoding DNRLRE domain-containing protein: MTVIQVSPSDNAYIYSLNSGTNFGSSALLFTGTEDELSYKYRTLFKFNLSGLIPPGNTVTSASLELFVYRKDKPDSLLSPQNVTVSTNSSDFSQDTVTWNNAPNIAATPYSINVTDADVSNYISIDITNVVINWINTPSLNYGITLKGVENITNSVIGYFSTNWSFPNQKPFLKIEYTKTSTLLPDHAYIFNTGTQSIGVEADIPFNTNGSLSGITHSINSKNINIKNSGFYAVLFRVTGNLSNQFAVFKNNNLVPGTIYGITVPTPAPSASCYGDNTGIAVLSGNAGDILTLRNHTSASSINLVNNAGGTATNGVSASILIIRIGENNLINPALSDVNTASATTGMEAAITNPDLGLDLTVFNGLIPANQTIVLQGMIDDRPVSGYPTVQSVQESLNYEISKLPPQ
- a CDS encoding DUF4489 domain-containing protein: MNSMSRYYYKDDCDPCSKENYDPCKSQKIAATIIKCGCPNSITIPVIAATTTARDFTLASLTLDTRRLKNPCIKLEFASNPVAAAAFTGSLSFQVFKQCGNQITPTPIGPAWAFSEAALIFSQTFSFFVCDCDCSCFNGCCTYTVVATVTSAATTGTLAINNALLGAIVTSSNSCCQN